CAGGTAGGTGAGCGCGTAGGCGAGCGAGGCGTTCACGGGCGCGGCCCACGGCGCGAACCCGTGGGTGAAGAGCCAGGCCTGCAGGAGCCGCGGCGGCTCGTCCACGTGGATGAGCACGAAGAGC
This window of the Candidatus Methylomirabilota bacterium genome carries:
- a CDS encoding DUF5009 domain-containing protein, whose translation is LFVLIHVDEPPRLLQAWLFTHGFAPWAAPVNASLAYALTYLALWWAIMWALFRAGIRIRV